A single genomic interval of Vibrio maritimus harbors:
- a CDS encoding heparinase II/III domain-containing protein: MSYQPLLLNFEEAAELRKDLGKETLLGKKLARDIAQVNDYMAEVGIEVPGHGEGGGYEHNRHKQNYIHIDLAGRLFLITEETKYRDYIVEMLTAYANVYPTLESNVSRDTNPPGKIFHQTLNENMWMLYASCAYSCVFHTLSDEQKQHIETDLFKQMIDLFVVTYGHDFDIVHNHGLWAVAAVGICGYAINDQESVDKALYGLKLDKVSGGFLAQLDQLFSPDGYYMEGPYYHRFSLRPIYLFAEAIERRQPEIGIYEFNDSVIKTTSYAVFSTAFPDGTLPALNDSSKTISINDEGVIMATSVCYHRYEQSETLLSMANHQQDVWVQSAGKTLSDAVDAADEIKPFNWGSLYVTDGPKGEKGGLTILRHRDAQDDDTMALLWFGQHGSDHQYHSALDHGHYDGLHLSVFNRGQEVLHDYGFGRWVNVEPKFGGRYIPENKSYCKQTVAHNTVTVDQRTQNNFDTATAESRFGSKQFFKADDVKLQGMSGKISEYYDGVDMQRSVLLADIEEFEKPLVIDVYRIKADKEHSYDLPVHFSGQIIRTDFEYNAESTLRPMGENFGYQHLWNLGSGDVEGSSLVSWLHGNSYYSLVTSAVEGSKVFFARLGANDPDFNLRSEPALILRQSGQNHVFASVLETHGYFNEEFEASVGARGLVESVATLADNDDATIIEVKTTSGNAYRFAISNRVEAEQDSLHEVNLGEETVSFTGSFAKL, from the coding sequence ATGAGCTATCAACCACTACTATTGAACTTTGAGGAAGCAGCGGAGCTGCGCAAAGATCTAGGTAAGGAAACCTTGCTAGGTAAGAAACTAGCGCGTGATATTGCTCAAGTGAATGACTACATGGCTGAAGTGGGCATTGAAGTCCCTGGCCACGGTGAAGGCGGCGGTTACGAGCATAACCGTCACAAGCAAAACTACATCCACATCGATTTAGCAGGTCGTTTGTTCCTTATCACTGAGGAAACGAAGTACCGCGACTACATCGTTGAGATGCTAACAGCGTACGCGAACGTTTATCCAACACTGGAAAGCAACGTTAGCCGTGATACTAACCCACCGGGTAAGATCTTCCACCAAACGCTGAACGAAAACATGTGGATGCTTTACGCATCTTGCGCATACAGCTGTGTGTTCCACACGCTTTCAGATGAGCAAAAGCAACACATCGAAACAGACCTATTCAAACAGATGATCGATCTATTCGTTGTGACTTACGGTCATGACTTCGACATCGTACACAACCACGGTCTGTGGGCAGTAGCTGCAGTGGGTATTTGTGGCTACGCGATCAACGATCAAGAGTCTGTTGATAAAGCGCTTTACGGTCTGAAACTAGACAAAGTAAGCGGCGGTTTCCTAGCACAGCTAGACCAACTGTTCTCACCAGATGGCTACTACATGGAAGGTCCTTACTACCACCGCTTCTCATTGCGTCCAATCTACCTGTTCGCAGAAGCGATTGAACGTCGTCAGCCAGAGATCGGTATCTATGAGTTCAACGACTCAGTGATCAAGACAACGTCTTACGCGGTATTCTCTACAGCGTTCCCAGACGGTACGCTTCCAGCACTCAACGATTCGTCGAAAACCATCAGCATTAATGATGAAGGCGTTATCATGGCGACAAGCGTGTGTTACCACCGCTATGAGCAAAGCGAAACGCTACTTAGCATGGCAAACCACCAACAAGATGTTTGGGTTCAATCAGCAGGTAAAACTCTGTCTGATGCAGTGGATGCTGCGGATGAAATCAAACCGTTTAACTGGGGTAGCTTGTACGTAACTGACGGTCCTAAAGGTGAGAAAGGTGGACTTACTATTCTCCGCCATCGTGATGCTCAAGACGATGATACGATGGCTCTTCTATGGTTTGGTCAACACGGCTCTGATCACCAGTATCACTCTGCTCTTGACCACGGTCATTATGATGGCCTTCACCTCAGCGTCTTTAACCGCGGCCAAGAAGTCTTGCACGACTATGGTTTCGGTCGTTGGGTAAACGTAGAGCCTAAATTTGGTGGTCGCTACATTCCTGAGAACAAGTCTTACTGTAAGCAGACGGTTGCACACAACACAGTCACAGTTGACCAAAGAACGCAAAACAACTTTGACACGGCAACGGCTGAGTCTCGCTTTGGCTCGAAGCAGTTCTTTAAAGCGGATGACGTAAAACTGCAAGGTATGAGTGGTAAAATCAGCGAGTACTACGACGGCGTTGACATGCAGCGTTCCGTACTACTGGCTGATATTGAAGAATTCGAGAAGCCATTGGTTATCGATGTTTACCGTATCAAGGCAGACAAAGAGCACTCTTATGACCTACCAGTACACTTCTCTGGTCAGATCATTCGCACCGACTTTGAATACAACGCAGAGTCTACGCTACGTCCAATGGGTGAAAACTTCGGTTATCAGCACCTTTGGAACCTAGGTAGCGGCGATGTTGAAGGTAGTTCACTAGTGTCTTGGCTACATGGCAACAGCTACTACAGCTTAGTGACCAGTGCAGTTGAAGGTTCAAAAGTGTTCTTCGCACGTCTTGGCGCGAACGATCCAGATTTCAACCTTCGTAGCGAGCCGGCTCTTATCTTGCGTCAGTCTGGTCAAAACCACGTATTCGCATCTGTGCTAGAAACTCACGGTTACTTCAACGAAGAGTTCGAAGCATCTGTTGGTGCACGCGGTTTGGTTGAGTCGGTAGCAACGCTTGCTGACAACGACGATGCCACCATTATTGAAGTGAAGACGACTTCCGGCAATGCGTATCGCTTCGCTATCAGCAACCGAGTAGAAGCAGAGCAAGACTCACTTCACGAGGTTAACCTAGGAGAAGAGACAGTCAGCTTTACTGGCTCATTCGCTAAGCTATAA
- a CDS encoding cupin domain-containing protein has translation MHKFFSADEHPWEQVSQGIKRKVVGFTDDLMAAHLCYDKGASGVIHRHEIHDQIVYVVSGRFEAIVDGERRELKAGDAFMVKKLLDHGTKALEQDSVLLDIFSPSREDLLS, from the coding sequence GTGCACAAGTTTTTCTCTGCTGATGAACACCCGTGGGAACAGGTAAGTCAAGGCATCAAACGCAAGGTAGTGGGTTTTACAGACGACCTAATGGCCGCACATCTTTGTTATGACAAAGGCGCAAGCGGCGTGATTCACAGGCATGAGATCCACGATCAGATTGTCTATGTTGTCAGTGGTCGTTTTGAAGCCATTGTGGATGGTGAACGACGTGAGCTCAAAGCAGGTGATGCTTTTATGGTTAAGAAACTACTCGACCATGGCACCAAGGCACTAGAACAAGACAGCGTTCTACTCGATATATTTTCTCCTTCACGTGAAGACTTACTCAGTTAA
- a CDS encoding sugar kinase gives MNQFKIAIIGECMVELQRKDELLKQSFGGDTLNTALYLSRLTQGRDIQVSYVTALGNDPFSAEMINAWSEEGIDTSLIPRLNDKMPGLYHIETDETGERTFFYWRSDAAAKFVFDQQDSATLIESLLEYDAVYLSGITLAILTENGREKLFSFLEQFKAKGGKVFFDNNYRPKLWSDRLTAVKTYKAMLGFTDTALLTFEDEQELFGDMYVEQCIERTSQAGVAEIAIKRGAKECLVIANDSANYVAPKPVDNVIDTTAAGDSFSAGYLAKRLTGGDALASAAMGHKVAGTVIQHRGAIIPKNATPTLD, from the coding sequence ATGAACCAATTCAAAATCGCAATCATCGGCGAATGCATGGTAGAGCTGCAGCGCAAAGATGAACTACTAAAGCAAAGCTTTGGTGGTGACACATTAAACACAGCTCTATACCTGTCTCGTCTGACTCAAGGTCGTGACATTCAGGTGAGCTATGTTACTGCTCTGGGCAACGACCCATTCTCTGCTGAAATGATCAACGCATGGTCAGAAGAAGGCATCGATACCTCTCTTATTCCACGTCTGAATGACAAGATGCCAGGCTTATACCACATCGAAACTGATGAAACTGGTGAGCGTACTTTCTTCTACTGGCGTAGTGATGCTGCGGCAAAGTTTGTTTTTGATCAGCAAGATAGCGCGACGCTTATTGAATCACTGCTAGAGTACGATGCGGTTTACCTAAGCGGTATCACCTTAGCTATCTTGACTGAAAACGGTCGCGAAAAGCTATTTAGCTTCCTTGAACAATTCAAGGCGAAAGGCGGTAAAGTTTTCTTCGACAACAACTATCGTCCAAAACTGTGGTCTGACCGTTTAACGGCAGTAAAAACTTACAAAGCTATGCTAGGCTTCACCGACACTGCTCTTCTAACATTTGAAGACGAGCAAGAGCTATTCGGTGATATGTACGTTGAACAGTGTATCGAGCGTACAAGCCAAGCTGGCGTAGCTGAAATTGCAATCAAGCGTGGTGCAAAAGAGTGCCTAGTGATTGCAAACGACAGTGCAAATTATGTTGCGCCGAAGCCAGTAGACAACGTTATTGATACAACGGCTGCTGGTGATTCATTCAGCGCAGGTTACCTTGCTAAACGCCTAACTGGCGGTGATGCGCTTGCATCTGCAGCAATGGGACACAAAGTCGCGGGTACAGTTATTCAACACCGCGGTGCTATTATTCCTAAAAACGCAACTCCAACTCTTGATTAG
- a CDS encoding bifunctional 4-hydroxy-2-oxoglutarate aldolase/2-dehydro-3-deoxy-phosphogluconate aldolase, translating into MTTLNEQLASLKVIPVIAINKVEDAIPLGKALVDNGMPCAEITFRTECAAEAIAVMRKEFPEMLIGAGTVLTNEQVDQAIDAGVDFIVSPGFNPRTVQYCLDKGVAIVPGVNNPSLVEQAMEMGLRTLKFFPAEPSGGVNMLKALTAVYPVKFMPTGGVSLKNVDDYLSIKSVLACGGTWMVPTNLIDEGRWEELGQLVKDAVAHVN; encoded by the coding sequence ATGACGACATTAAACGAACAGCTAGCAAGCTTAAAAGTAATCCCAGTAATTGCGATCAACAAAGTTGAAGATGCAATTCCACTAGGTAAAGCGTTGGTAGACAACGGCATGCCTTGTGCTGAAATCACTTTCCGTACAGAGTGTGCAGCAGAAGCTATCGCTGTCATGCGTAAAGAATTTCCAGAAATGCTAATCGGTGCTGGCACCGTACTAACTAACGAGCAAGTAGACCAAGCGATCGATGCTGGTGTTGACTTCATCGTAAGCCCAGGTTTCAACCCACGCACAGTACAATACTGCCTAGACAAAGGTGTTGCTATCGTACCTGGCGTTAACAACCCAAGCCTTGTTGAACAAGCAATGGAAATGGGTCTACGTACACTTAAGTTCTTCCCAGCTGAGCCATCAGGCGGCGTTAACATGCTAAAAGCACTAACAGCGGTATACCCTGTTAAATTCATGCCTACTGGCGGTGTAAGCCTTAAGAACGTTGATGATTACCTATCAATCAAATCTGTTCTAGCGTGTGGTGGTACTTGGATGGTACCAACTAACCTAATCGACGAAGGTCGTTGGGAAGAGCTAGGCCAGCTAGTTAAAGATGCAGTAGCGCACGTTAACTAA
- a CDS encoding heparinase II/III domain-containing protein — protein sequence MSTLVQPILLSDSEIEQLKKEVGRDTLMGKAIAKSIKDVEAFMKLPLEVPGHGEAGGYEHNRHKQNYTYMNLAGRMFLITGDDRYAKFVRDLLAMYADLYLTFDFHVQKNTNPTGRLFHQILNEHVWLMFTSLAYSCVAATMSEEERQNVVDRLFNPMLDMFTVKYGHDFDRIHNHGVWAVAAVGICGLAVNRREFLEKSVFGLENNGTGGFLAQITQLFAPSGYYIEGPYYHRYAIRPLCVFAEVLHRHMPELDIFNYKDGVIGNTVEAMLATAYPNGQFPALNDASRTMSINDAGVQVAVSQYAKHYGINDNLLGMAKIQDSVWVHGCGLELSQAFEKATDVGLPFWPSVELNEGPNGDRGAQGFMRVQDKNKDVFQLVMNYGQHGMGHGNFDTLGISYFNRGKEVLREYGFGRWVNVEPKFGGRYLDENKTYARQTIAHNAVTVDETCQNYFDVERADSVHGLPHFFAADNEQIVGMSAFANEHYDGVQQQRSVFMFKHDDLEAPLLIDLFRLTGEGEHQYDYSHQFDGQVIRTNFEYQAHKELNVLSEELGYRHLWNVAQGEANETALVSWLQEDSYYTWLGTSSNNNGEVIFTRTGANDPSFNLRSEQSFILRTKGEDTLFASVLETHGYFNEEFEQSVSARGSVKNIQVVGHNAQASVVEIETETSRFTLMVSNNPQVTKDTTNNAEIAGKTYSWVGCFAIEQETL from the coding sequence ATGTCTACGTTAGTGCAACCCATTTTGCTAAGTGATAGCGAAATTGAACAACTGAAGAAAGAAGTTGGCCGCGATACTCTAATGGGTAAAGCGATTGCAAAAAGCATCAAAGATGTTGAAGCATTCATGAAGCTTCCTCTTGAAGTACCAGGTCATGGTGAAGCGGGTGGTTACGAGCACAACCGCCACAAGCAAAACTATACCTACATGAACCTAGCGGGTCGTATGTTCCTTATCACGGGTGATGATCGCTACGCTAAGTTTGTGCGTGATTTACTGGCAATGTACGCAGACCTATATCTCACCTTCGATTTTCATGTTCAAAAGAACACCAACCCAACAGGGCGTCTGTTCCACCAAATTCTAAACGAACACGTATGGCTAATGTTTACTAGCCTTGCTTACTCATGCGTTGCTGCAACCATGAGTGAAGAAGAGCGCCAAAACGTGGTTGACCGTCTGTTTAACCCAATGCTGGATATGTTCACGGTGAAATACGGCCATGATTTCGATCGTATTCATAACCACGGTGTTTGGGCAGTAGCCGCCGTTGGTATTTGTGGCCTAGCGGTTAACCGTCGTGAGTTCCTAGAGAAATCAGTTTTTGGTCTTGAGAACAACGGCACGGGTGGTTTCCTAGCGCAGATCACTCAACTGTTCGCTCCGTCGGGTTACTACATTGAAGGTCCTTACTACCACCGCTATGCGATTCGTCCACTGTGTGTGTTTGCTGAGGTACTTCATCGTCATATGCCAGAGCTCGACATCTTCAATTACAAAGATGGTGTGATTGGTAATACGGTTGAAGCCATGCTTGCAACGGCATACCCGAATGGTCAGTTCCCAGCACTTAACGATGCATCTCGCACTATGAGCATCAATGATGCGGGTGTACAGGTCGCAGTAAGTCAGTACGCGAAGCACTATGGTATCAACGATAACCTACTTGGTATGGCGAAGATCCAAGACTCTGTGTGGGTTCACGGCTGTGGTCTGGAGCTATCACAAGCGTTTGAAAAAGCGACGGATGTGGGTCTTCCATTCTGGCCAAGCGTTGAGCTCAACGAAGGACCAAATGGTGACCGCGGCGCGCAAGGCTTTATGCGCGTGCAAGACAAAAACAAAGACGTATTCCAGCTAGTGATGAACTATGGTCAGCACGGTATGGGACATGGCAACTTTGATACGTTGGGTATTTCTTACTTTAACCGAGGTAAAGAAGTGCTTCGTGAATACGGCTTTGGCCGCTGGGTTAACGTTGAACCTAAGTTTGGTGGACGCTACCTAGACGAGAACAAAACTTATGCTCGTCAGACGATTGCTCACAACGCAGTGACGGTTGACGAAACGTGCCAGAACTACTTTGACGTAGAGCGTGCTGACAGCGTACACGGTCTGCCACACTTCTTTGCAGCAGACAACGAGCAGATCGTTGGTATGAGTGCATTTGCTAATGAGCACTACGATGGTGTGCAGCAGCAGCGCAGCGTGTTCATGTTTAAACATGATGATCTTGAAGCGCCATTACTCATCGATCTATTCCGCCTAACAGGCGAAGGCGAACACCAGTACGACTATTCGCATCAGTTTGATGGTCAGGTGATCCGCACCAATTTTGAATACCAGGCACATAAAGAGCTTAATGTATTGAGCGAAGAGCTTGGCTATCGTCACCTTTGGAATGTGGCACAAGGCGAAGCAAACGAGACGGCGCTAGTCAGCTGGCTACAAGAAGACAGCTACTATACTTGGCTAGGCACCAGCTCGAATAACAATGGCGAGGTTATCTTCACTCGCACGGGCGCTAATGATCCAAGCTTTAACCTACGTAGTGAGCAAAGCTTTATCCTTCGCACTAAGGGTGAAGACACGCTATTCGCATCGGTACTCGAGACACACGGTTACTTCAACGAAGAGTTTGAGCAATCAGTCAGTGCCCGTGGCAGCGTTAAAAATATTCAAGTTGTTGGTCACAACGCGCAAGCGTCAGTAGTAGAGATTGAGACGGAAACCTCTCGCTTTACGCTAATGGTGAGCAACAACCCACAAGTTACTAAAGATACAACCAACAATGCTGAGATCGCAGGCAAAACCTACTCTTGGGTTGGCTGTTTCGCGATTGAGCAGGAGACACTATAA
- a CDS encoding sodium:solute symporter family protein, giving the protein MTIDTLVVLAYFFFLIAIGWMFRKFTTSTSDYFRGGGKMLWWMVGATAFMTQFSAWTFTGAAGRAFNDGFVVVILFLANAFGYFMNYLYFAPKFRQLRVVTAIEAIRQRFGKTSEQFFTWAGMPDSLISAGIWLNGLAIFVAAVFNIPMEATIVVTGLVLMLMAVTGGSWAVVASDFMQMLVIMAVTITCAVAAYFHGGGLGNIVDNFHGDFMLGNNLNYVSIFILWVVFIFVKQFGVMNNSINAYRYLCAKDSENARKAAGLACILMVVGPLIWFLPPWYVAAFMPDFADQYGSVGGDAAYLAFVQNVMPAGMVGLLMSAMFAATMSSMDSGLNRNAGIFVMNFYSPIVRPHASQKELVVVSKLTTIMMGFIIIGIGLFINSLRHLSLFDIVLNVGALIGFPMLIPVLLGMWIRKTPDWAGWATLIVGGFVSYIFGISLQAEDIENLFGMEQALTGREWADLKVGLSLAAHVVFTGGFFILTTKFYRGLSPEREKEVEQLFTNWNTPLVADSEEQQNLDTKQRGMLGKLISTAGFGILAMALIPNEPTGRLLFLLCGSMVLTVGILLVNASKSGGAKKAQAAN; this is encoded by the coding sequence ATGACTATTGATACTCTTGTAGTACTCGCCTACTTCTTTTTCCTAATCGCTATCGGTTGGATGTTCCGTAAGTTCACGACATCGACAAGTGATTACTTCCGAGGGGGCGGTAAAATGTTGTGGTGGATGGTGGGTGCTACCGCCTTCATGACACAGTTTTCAGCATGGACGTTTACAGGTGCCGCAGGACGCGCATTCAACGACGGTTTCGTTGTTGTAATCCTATTCTTAGCCAACGCGTTTGGTTATTTCATGAACTACCTCTACTTCGCACCGAAGTTCCGTCAACTACGTGTAGTGACGGCGATTGAAGCGATTCGTCAACGCTTCGGTAAGACTTCAGAGCAGTTCTTCACTTGGGCTGGTATGCCAGACAGCTTGATCTCAGCAGGTATTTGGCTGAACGGTCTAGCGATCTTCGTGGCAGCGGTATTCAACATCCCAATGGAAGCAACAATTGTTGTTACTGGTCTAGTACTGATGCTAATGGCAGTAACAGGTGGTTCATGGGCGGTTGTAGCGTCTGACTTCATGCAAATGTTGGTTATCATGGCTGTGACAATCACTTGTGCGGTTGCAGCATACTTCCACGGCGGTGGTCTAGGAAACATCGTAGACAACTTCCACGGCGACTTCATGTTGGGTAACAACCTGAACTACGTGAGCATCTTTATCCTTTGGGTAGTGTTCATCTTCGTTAAGCAGTTCGGTGTTATGAACAACAGCATCAACGCTTACCGTTACCTATGTGCAAAAGATAGTGAAAATGCGCGTAAAGCAGCGGGGCTTGCATGTATCCTAATGGTTGTTGGCCCACTAATCTGGTTCCTTCCACCATGGTACGTAGCAGCATTTATGCCTGACTTCGCTGACCAGTATGGTTCAGTAGGCGGTGACGCAGCTTACCTAGCATTCGTACAAAACGTAATGCCAGCAGGTATGGTGGGTCTACTAATGTCAGCAATGTTCGCCGCGACTATGTCTTCTATGGACTCTGGTCTAAACCGTAACGCTGGTATCTTCGTGATGAACTTCTACAGCCCAATCGTGCGTCCACACGCATCGCAAAAAGAGCTGGTTGTAGTCAGTAAGCTGACGACTATCATGATGGGCTTCATCATCATCGGTATCGGTCTGTTCATTAACTCGCTACGTCACCTAAGTCTATTCGACATCGTACTTAACGTTGGTGCTCTAATCGGCTTCCCAATGCTAATCCCTGTACTACTTGGTATGTGGATTCGCAAGACTCCAGACTGGGCAGGTTGGGCAACACTTATCGTTGGTGGTTTCGTTTCTTACATCTTCGGTATCTCACTACAAGCTGAAGACATCGAAAACCTATTCGGTATGGAACAAGCACTAACTGGCCGTGAGTGGGCTGACCTGAAAGTTGGCTTGAGCCTAGCAGCACACGTAGTGTTCACTGGTGGCTTCTTCATCCTAACGACGAAGTTCTACCGTGGCCTATCACCAGAGCGTGAGAAAGAAGTTGAGCAGCTATTCACAAACTGGAACACACCACTTGTGGCAGACAGTGAAGAGCAGCAAAACCTAGATACGAAACAGCGTGGTATGCTTGGTAAACTAATCAGTACAGCTGGTTTTGGTATCCTAGCAATGGCACTGATTCCAAACGAGCCAACAGGACGTCTACTGTTCCTACTATGTGGTTCGATGGTACTGACTGTAGGTATTCTACTGGTTAATGCTTCTAAGTCAGGTGGCGCGAAGAAAGCACAAGCTGCAAACTAA
- a CDS encoding sodium:solute symporter family transporter: METLDGVIIVGYFAFVLFAALAFKRFTTDSSGFIRGGGAMMWWMAGATAFMTQFSAWTFTGAAAKAYEDGLTVLFIFWGNALGFFVAAWYFAERYRKLRVETAMEVIKIRFGRSSEQVYTWISFPLTILSGAIWLNGLGIFASAVFNIDLMVTIIGVGVLVTFIAVSGGSWTVSATNVIQLILLVAITMTVGAFALIEIGGPIELANAYPTDSFMGHDISYWQIFWLWCVIMMMKQTMNTNNALSCYRFLVTTNEREAKKAAFVTGVLFIIGPVMWFIPPWVTAAMNVDLMAYYPKLAESANNAAYVYYIDHYLPTGMLGLVLAAMIAATIAPMTTALNRNAGIFVRNVYQSVINPQASESQQLTVGKVATLVNGVLCVFAALLFASVKEYSFFDIMMLFGALLQTPISIPSLLAFVTLKTPDWSGWATIAVGLCVSAFMQFVFQVDWLLPLFDAVSFTHRETVDLQVASTMLAHIFITGGFFMFTTLFYRNPVGSRKSELNQLKTNLGTPISKEEEAPVDYRQGAYLGRMCQVLGFLVMLVSITADSLHGASIFVVIGALILLAGTHLYRTRKGGDEPCELSAS; the protein is encoded by the coding sequence ATGGAGACACTTGATGGTGTAATTATTGTTGGCTACTTCGCGTTTGTGCTCTTTGCTGCACTGGCGTTCAAACGGTTTACCACTGACTCTTCAGGCTTTATTCGAGGCGGCGGTGCCATGATGTGGTGGATGGCGGGTGCAACGGCTTTTATGACTCAATTTTCTGCCTGGACATTCACAGGGGCAGCCGCCAAAGCCTACGAAGATGGTCTTACTGTACTGTTTATTTTCTGGGGCAACGCACTTGGGTTCTTTGTCGCCGCTTGGTACTTTGCTGAGCGATACCGAAAACTGCGCGTTGAAACAGCGATGGAGGTGATTAAGATTCGCTTCGGTCGAAGTTCAGAACAAGTATATACCTGGATTTCATTCCCTTTGACCATATTGTCTGGAGCGATTTGGCTCAATGGCTTGGGGATCTTCGCGTCAGCCGTGTTCAATATCGATTTGATGGTCACCATCATAGGTGTTGGCGTACTTGTGACCTTTATTGCGGTTAGCGGCGGCTCTTGGACGGTGTCGGCAACGAATGTTATTCAGCTTATCTTGCTAGTGGCGATTACCATGACTGTTGGTGCGTTTGCACTGATTGAAATAGGCGGTCCTATCGAACTGGCTAACGCCTATCCGACAGATAGTTTTATGGGTCATGACATCAGCTACTGGCAGATTTTCTGGTTGTGGTGCGTGATCATGATGATGAAGCAGACGATGAACACCAACAACGCGCTGTCATGTTATCGCTTTCTGGTGACGACGAATGAGCGCGAAGCTAAAAAAGCAGCGTTTGTGACAGGTGTGCTGTTTATCATTGGGCCTGTGATGTGGTTTATTCCGCCTTGGGTTACTGCGGCGATGAACGTGGATTTGATGGCCTATTATCCCAAACTCGCGGAAAGTGCTAATAACGCGGCATACGTTTATTACATCGACCACTACCTCCCGACTGGGATGCTGGGGCTAGTGCTTGCTGCAATGATTGCAGCGACGATAGCGCCAATGACAACGGCACTTAACCGGAACGCGGGTATTTTTGTGCGTAATGTTTATCAGTCGGTCATTAATCCTCAAGCATCCGAGAGCCAGCAACTGACGGTTGGCAAAGTCGCGACGTTAGTAAACGGTGTGCTGTGTGTGTTTGCTGCTTTGCTATTCGCATCGGTTAAAGAGTACAGTTTCTTCGACATTATGATGTTGTTTGGCGCTTTGCTTCAAACGCCAATCTCAATTCCGTCGTTGCTCGCATTTGTCACTTTAAAGACGCCAGATTGGTCTGGATGGGCGACAATTGCGGTTGGCTTATGTGTCTCGGCATTCATGCAGTTCGTGTTCCAAGTGGATTGGTTGTTGCCGTTGTTTGACGCGGTAAGCTTTACCCACCGTGAAACGGTAGATCTGCAAGTGGCCTCGACCATGTTAGCGCATATCTTTATTACCGGCGGATTCTTTATGTTCACCACTCTGTTCTATCGCAACCCAGTCGGTTCGAGAAAGAGTGAACTGAATCAACTCAAAACCAATCTGGGAACACCGATAAGCAAAGAGGAAGAGGCGCCGGTGGATTATAGGCAAGGCGCGTACCTTGGCCGCATGTGTCAGGTGCTTGGTTTCTTGGTCATGTTAGTCAGTATTACTGCGGACTCTTTGCATGGGGCAAGTATCTTCGTTGTGATTGGTGCGCTAATACTGCTCGCTGGTACACACTTATACCGTACCCGAAAAGGAGGGGATGAGCCGTGTGAGCTATCGGCTAGTTAA